A window of Longispora fulva contains these coding sequences:
- a CDS encoding MFS transporter, whose translation MTQTTGGPGSPAAPGDTLVAETPVPVPLGRNRSFLLLWTGSGMAVLAERFSALPFTLVVVFAGYSKTVAGFVAFAALLPMLLVQLPAGVLVDRWDRRKVMIWSSAIRLCGTVSIAVPLFFGRLFLWHLFTVAFVQGTLTIFYQLAERAAVPNVVTRDQLPTALARNEARGRAAALAGHPAGGFLFELARWAPFASSAVLYFLSLCTLLGLKGPMRADPSKVRSSPIAGAVEGLAWVWRKRYFRVALLLVAGSNLLFQGLILGVQFIVKEDGRSPATVSLILAAGGIGGMCGALLGGWWIRRQSIRYIMIITHAAWAVTMPAAALTRDPVALGGLFFLLSLIGGAVTVSGIVHQSRMTPNHLQGRVGSVVLLLVSGTSALGAISAGWLMQDYGIRPVLLGFGAVMVVLALIAVLTFAGAGADREAAEKEPDAPAKDTAPPRVDTTEKV comes from the coding sequence GTGACGCAGACGACGGGCGGCCCGGGTTCCCCGGCCGCCCCCGGCGACACCCTGGTCGCCGAGACGCCCGTCCCGGTGCCCCTGGGCCGGAACAGGAGCTTCCTGCTGCTGTGGACCGGGTCGGGCATGGCAGTGCTCGCCGAGCGGTTCAGCGCCCTGCCGTTCACCCTGGTCGTGGTCTTCGCCGGCTACTCCAAGACCGTCGCCGGCTTCGTCGCGTTCGCCGCCCTGCTGCCGATGCTGCTCGTGCAGCTCCCAGCCGGGGTGCTCGTCGACCGCTGGGACCGGCGCAAGGTGATGATCTGGTCCAGCGCGATCCGGCTGTGCGGCACGGTCAGCATCGCCGTGCCGCTGTTCTTCGGCCGGCTGTTCCTGTGGCACCTGTTCACCGTGGCGTTCGTCCAGGGCACGCTGACCATCTTCTACCAGCTCGCCGAACGGGCCGCCGTGCCCAACGTGGTGACCCGCGACCAGCTGCCCACCGCCCTGGCCCGCAACGAGGCCCGGGGCCGGGCGGCGGCGCTCGCCGGACACCCGGCCGGCGGGTTCCTGTTCGAGCTGGCCCGGTGGGCGCCGTTCGCGTCCAGCGCCGTGCTCTACTTCCTGTCCCTGTGCACCCTGCTCGGCCTGAAGGGGCCGATGCGCGCCGACCCGTCCAAGGTGCGCAGTTCCCCGATCGCCGGCGCGGTCGAGGGCCTGGCCTGGGTGTGGCGCAAGCGGTACTTCCGGGTCGCCCTCCTGCTCGTCGCCGGCAGCAACCTGTTGTTCCAGGGCCTGATCCTCGGCGTGCAGTTCATCGTCAAGGAGGACGGCCGCTCGCCGGCCACGGTGAGCCTGATCCTGGCGGCAGGCGGGATCGGCGGCATGTGCGGGGCCCTGCTGGGCGGGTGGTGGATCCGGCGGCAGAGCATCCGGTACATCATGATCATCACGCACGCGGCCTGGGCCGTCACCATGCCGGCGGCGGCGCTGACCCGCGACCCGGTCGCCCTCGGCGGCCTGTTCTTCCTGCTGTCCCTGATCGGGGGCGCGGTCACCGTGTCGGGCATCGTGCACCAGTCCCGGATGACGCCCAACCACCTGCAGGGCAGGGTCGGCAGCGTCGTGCTGCTCCTGGTCTCCGGCACCAGCGCGCTGGGCGCGATCTCGGCGGGCTGGCTGATGCAGGACTACGGCATCCGCCCGGTCCTGCTGGGCTTCGGCGCGGTGATGGTCGTGCTCGCGCTGATCGCCGTGCTCACGTTCGCCGGGGCGGGTGCGGACCGCGAGGCGGCGGAGAAGGAACCCGACGCGCCGGCGAAGGACACCGCGCCGCCCCGGGTCGACACGACAGAAAAAGTATAG
- a CDS encoding TauD/TfdA family dioxygenase, producing the protein MNDRQWGPLEIHPSDVGAEATPEGLVAHLRSAAVDEQLVAEKALVYRGFNVTEDTLDGVMDLLLPNRLAYVHGNSPRTKVGKNVYTSTEYPPEFTISMHNELSYASAWPTRLMFFCHTAAATGGATPVVDAELWLNLLDDEVREAYAKGVRYTQNLHDGLGLGKSWQDTFETDKRDEVEAFLDTSGATWKWTGDGLRVSQVRPSTLEHPVTGTEVWFNQSDQFHPASLGDDTAKALAAIMPVEEMPQSVAFADGSPIPDEYVIQVRDRALDAAVDVDWRTGDVLLIDNVLVGHGRRPYTGSRRVLVAMSD; encoded by the coding sequence ATGAACGACCGCCAGTGGGGACCGTTGGAGATCCATCCCAGCGATGTCGGGGCCGAGGCGACCCCCGAGGGACTGGTCGCCCACCTGCGCTCCGCCGCCGTCGACGAGCAGCTCGTCGCCGAGAAGGCCCTCGTCTACCGCGGGTTCAACGTCACGGAGGACACCCTCGATGGCGTGATGGACCTGCTGCTGCCCAACCGCCTGGCCTACGTGCACGGCAACTCGCCGCGGACCAAGGTGGGCAAGAACGTGTACACCTCGACGGAGTACCCGCCGGAGTTCACGATCTCGATGCACAACGAGCTGTCCTACGCCTCCGCGTGGCCGACCCGGCTGATGTTCTTCTGCCACACGGCCGCCGCGACCGGCGGGGCGACCCCGGTCGTGGACGCCGAGCTGTGGCTGAACCTGCTCGACGACGAGGTCCGCGAGGCGTACGCCAAGGGTGTCCGCTACACCCAGAACCTGCACGACGGCCTCGGCCTCGGCAAGAGCTGGCAGGACACGTTCGAGACGGACAAGCGCGACGAGGTCGAGGCGTTCCTGGACACCTCCGGGGCGACCTGGAAGTGGACCGGCGACGGCCTGCGGGTCAGCCAGGTACGGCCGTCCACCCTGGAGCACCCGGTGACCGGTACCGAGGTGTGGTTCAACCAGTCCGACCAGTTCCACCCGGCCTCGCTCGGCGACGACACCGCCAAGGCCCTCGCCGCGATCATGCCGGTCGAGGAGATGCCGCAGTCCGTGGCGTTCGCCGACGGCTCGCCGATCCCGGACGAGTACGTCATCCAGGTCCGCGACCGTGCGCTCGACGCCGCCGTGGACGTGGACTGGCGCACCGGCGACGTGCTGCTCATCGACAACGTGCTGGTCGGCCACGGCCGCCGCCCCTACACCGGCTCGCGGCGGGTCCTCGTCGCCATGTCGGACTGA
- a CDS encoding ABC transporter ATP-binding protein, which yields MYDMDDGVRLESLSRTYGTGSTVVTALDGVTLEFEAGTFTAIMGPSGSGKSTLLHCAAGLDRPTGGRVLVAGTDLTGLDETALTLLRRDRIGFVFQSFNLLPALTAEQNVGLPIRLAGRRPDRAEVLKVLADLGLADRAGHRPSELSGGQQQRVAIARALVTRPAVLFADEPTGALDAKTGRDLLALLRTLVDEQGQTIIMVTHDPVVAAHAHRVVFLADGRLAGELVDPTAEQVAARMTGLEVTG from the coding sequence ATGTACGACATGGACGACGGCGTGCGGCTTGAGTCGCTGAGCAGGACCTACGGCACCGGATCCACTGTGGTGACCGCGCTGGACGGTGTGACCCTCGAGTTCGAGGCCGGCACCTTCACCGCGATCATGGGGCCCTCGGGCTCCGGCAAGTCCACCCTGCTGCACTGCGCGGCGGGGCTGGACCGGCCGACCGGGGGCCGGGTGCTGGTGGCGGGCACGGACCTGACCGGTCTGGACGAGACGGCCCTGACCCTGCTGCGGCGGGACCGGATCGGCTTCGTCTTCCAGTCGTTCAACCTGCTCCCGGCGCTGACCGCCGAGCAGAACGTCGGCCTGCCGATCCGGCTCGCCGGGCGGCGGCCGGACAGGGCTGAGGTGCTCAAGGTCCTCGCGGACCTCGGGCTCGCCGACCGGGCCGGCCACCGGCCCAGCGAGCTGTCCGGCGGCCAGCAGCAGCGGGTCGCGATCGCCCGGGCGCTGGTCACCCGACCGGCGGTACTGTTCGCCGACGAGCCGACCGGCGCCCTGGACGCGAAGACCGGGCGCGACCTCCTCGCCCTGCTCCGGACGCTCGTGGACGAGCAGGGCCAGACGATCATCATGGTCACCCACGACCCGGTGGTCGCCGCGCACGCGCACAGGGTGGTGTTCCTCGCCGACGGCCGGCTGGCCGGCGAGCTGGTCGACCCGACGGCCGAGCAGGTCGCGGCCCGGATGACCGGACTGGAAGTGACCGGGTGA
- a CDS encoding ABC transporter permease codes for MTPIALATLRARWVTFVSTFVALTLSVALVSAMGLMLGATFNLPERGAERFNTAPAVVYATDVTWDPALHDPGTRSLAAAKGVDKDLVTTLQGQGRTVVDRSFYAQVSGQRTRPGLAPLGHGWSVAEFGGYTLAAGRAPNAADEIATGGATVGQSVTVLTAEESRTYTVVGVTKAVGFEQAVFFADAEAARLSPRVEAVVSFAPVDTLRSTVGEKALVLTGDDRHRADPSLAGDRDAIDNTETLLPITASVAGFVSIFVVASTFAFAVVQRRREVALLRTVGATPKQVRRMLLAEAGLLGTVASLLGCVLGYIAAPLMTDWWIRLGISPEWFSVDGSFSFWVWGPLVGAFVVGLTVALLGVWAASLRAARVRPVDALREAAADTGGMTRGRLVTGLVGLTIGLVAVALVGFVAPDLVLIPNAYVPILLVPILALALLAPVAVGPIVKLLTWPLGRLKGAGAMLVREGTLSATRRTAATAAPVLLTLGLSLSLLGATETVNEARDTALRSEVKADYVVYPDGTPGVSRAVVDRIKAVPGVDVIAPIMTMLYIEEPEGLDENDGQAVEPSELAKTVELPVAEGSLADLTDDTVVVPDLWGKDLGETLNIQMGDGTRVSLKVVAIVKATPGNDIAYLSMKYADTAKYARTGLARRAQIKVHADADRGAVDAALKQAIGGSGARLWAASEWVGNETAEARKINSLRQQVVLGIVVLFCFIAIVNTLMMATADRRRDLAVLRLTGATPSQALRVFAAESLLVCAVGFTLAALAALVNLIGLRFALTALFGSTPIVVPWGPVALIGAVSVLLALLGTVLPAALALRTPSVELAGVRE; via the coding sequence GTGACCCCGATCGCACTCGCGACCCTGCGGGCCCGGTGGGTGACCTTCGTCAGCACGTTCGTCGCGCTCACCCTCAGCGTGGCCCTGGTCTCGGCCATGGGGCTGATGCTGGGCGCGACGTTCAACCTGCCCGAACGCGGCGCGGAACGCTTCAACACCGCCCCCGCCGTCGTGTACGCCACCGACGTCACCTGGGACCCTGCCCTGCACGACCCGGGCACCCGCTCCCTCGCCGCCGCCAAGGGTGTCGACAAGGACCTGGTGACCACCCTCCAAGGCCAGGGCCGCACGGTCGTCGACCGCTCGTTCTACGCCCAGGTGTCCGGCCAGCGGACGCGCCCCGGGCTGGCCCCGCTAGGCCACGGCTGGTCGGTCGCCGAGTTCGGCGGCTACACCCTGGCGGCCGGGCGCGCGCCGAACGCGGCGGACGAGATCGCCACCGGCGGCGCGACCGTGGGCCAGTCGGTGACGGTGCTGACGGCCGAGGAGTCCCGGACCTACACGGTCGTCGGCGTCACGAAGGCCGTCGGGTTCGAGCAGGCGGTGTTCTTCGCCGACGCCGAGGCCGCGCGGCTGTCGCCCCGGGTCGAGGCCGTGGTGTCCTTCGCCCCGGTGGACACCCTGCGGTCCACGGTGGGGGAGAAGGCTCTCGTGCTGACCGGCGACGACCGGCACCGGGCCGACCCGAGCCTCGCGGGTGACCGCGACGCCATCGACAACACCGAGACCCTGCTGCCGATCACCGCGTCGGTCGCCGGGTTCGTCTCCATCTTCGTGGTCGCGTCCACGTTCGCGTTCGCCGTCGTGCAGCGCCGCCGCGAGGTCGCGCTGCTGCGCACCGTCGGGGCCACCCCGAAGCAGGTCCGCCGGATGCTGCTCGCGGAGGCCGGCCTTCTGGGTACCGTCGCGTCCCTGCTCGGCTGCGTGCTCGGCTACATCGCCGCGCCCCTGATGACCGACTGGTGGATCCGCCTGGGCATCTCGCCCGAGTGGTTCTCCGTCGACGGTTCCTTCAGCTTCTGGGTCTGGGGCCCGCTCGTCGGCGCGTTCGTCGTCGGCCTGACCGTGGCCCTGCTCGGCGTGTGGGCCGCGTCGCTGCGGGCCGCCCGGGTCCGCCCGGTCGACGCGCTGCGCGAGGCGGCCGCCGACACCGGGGGCATGACCCGGGGCCGGCTGGTGACCGGCCTGGTCGGGCTCACGATCGGCCTGGTCGCCGTCGCGCTGGTCGGCTTCGTCGCGCCGGACCTGGTGCTGATTCCCAACGCGTACGTGCCGATCCTGCTCGTGCCGATTCTCGCCCTCGCGCTGCTCGCGCCGGTGGCCGTCGGGCCGATCGTCAAGCTGCTCACCTGGCCGCTCGGCCGGCTCAAGGGGGCCGGCGCCATGCTGGTCCGCGAGGGCACGCTGAGCGCGACCCGGCGCACCGCCGCCACGGCCGCGCCCGTGCTGCTCACCCTCGGGCTGTCCCTGTCGCTGCTCGGGGCCACCGAGACCGTCAACGAGGCCCGCGACACCGCGCTGCGCTCCGAGGTGAAGGCCGACTACGTGGTCTACCCCGACGGCACCCCTGGCGTGAGCCGCGCTGTCGTGGACCGGATCAAGGCCGTGCCGGGCGTGGACGTGATCGCCCCGATCATGACCATGCTGTACATCGAGGAGCCCGAGGGCCTCGACGAGAACGACGGGCAGGCCGTGGAGCCGTCCGAGCTGGCCAAGACCGTCGAGCTGCCGGTCGCCGAGGGCTCCCTCGCCGACCTGACCGACGACACGGTCGTGGTGCCCGACCTGTGGGGCAAGGACCTGGGCGAGACCCTGAACATCCAGATGGGCGACGGGACCAGGGTGTCGCTCAAGGTGGTCGCGATCGTGAAGGCCACCCCGGGCAACGACATCGCGTACCTGTCGATGAAGTACGCCGACACCGCCAAGTACGCCCGGACCGGCCTGGCCCGGCGCGCGCAGATCAAGGTGCACGCCGACGCCGACCGGGGGGCCGTGGACGCCGCGTTGAAGCAGGCGATCGGCGGCTCCGGGGCCCGGCTGTGGGCAGCCTCGGAGTGGGTCGGCAACGAGACCGCCGAGGCCCGGAAGATCAACTCGCTCCGGCAGCAGGTCGTACTCGGCATCGTGGTGCTGTTCTGCTTCATCGCGATCGTGAACACCCTGATGATGGCCACCGCCGACCGGCGGCGCGACCTGGCCGTGCTCCGGCTGACCGGGGCCACGCCGAGCCAGGCGCTGCGGGTGTTCGCCGCCGAGTCGCTGCTGGTCTGCGCCGTGGGCTTCACCCTCGCGGCCCTCGCGGCGCTGGTGAACCTGATCGGGCTGCGGTTCGCGCTGACCGCGCTGTTCGGGTCCACGCCGATCGTGGTGCCGTGGGGGCCGGTCGCGCTGATCGGGGCGGTCAGCGTGCTGCTCGCGCTCCTGGGGACCGTGCTGCCGGCGGCGCTGGCGCTGCGTACCCCCTCGGTGGAGTTGGCGGGCGTGCGCGAATAG
- a CDS encoding TauD/TfdA family dioxygenase, producing the protein MLPFLVEGADEISAAINADRPRLRKLLAEHGAILLRGFQVDGVDGFDGSVRALSGAPLTYAERSSPRSTIKGQVYTSTDYPPDEEIFLHTENSYQATWPLVLYFYCVEPPTTLGATPLADIARIHDAIDPAVRAEFAARKWMVVRNFHAEFGVTWQHVFNTEDRSVVEAYAVEKGIALEWRGADSLRTRAVRDAIHAHPVTGQASWFNHATFFHVSTQAPEVREGLLEIFEEDDLPSNTYYGDGGRIPDDVMDHLRACYRAESTRFDWQRDDVLVVDNMRAAHGREPFTGPRKIAVAMAEPSKS; encoded by the coding sequence GTGCTTCCCTTCCTGGTAGAGGGCGCCGACGAGATCTCGGCCGCCATCAACGCCGACCGGCCCCGGCTGCGCAAGCTGCTCGCCGAGCACGGCGCGATCCTGCTCCGCGGCTTCCAGGTCGACGGGGTCGACGGCTTCGACGGCTCGGTCCGCGCCCTGTCCGGCGCGCCGCTGACCTACGCGGAGCGCTCCTCTCCCCGCAGCACCATCAAGGGCCAGGTCTACACGTCCACGGACTACCCGCCGGACGAGGAGATCTTCCTGCACACGGAGAACTCCTACCAGGCCACCTGGCCCCTGGTGCTGTACTTCTACTGCGTCGAGCCGCCCACCACCCTCGGCGCGACCCCCCTCGCGGACATCGCCCGGATCCACGACGCGATCGACCCGGCCGTGCGCGCGGAGTTCGCGGCCCGCAAGTGGATGGTCGTGCGCAACTTCCACGCCGAGTTCGGGGTCACGTGGCAGCACGTGTTCAACACCGAGGACCGGTCGGTGGTGGAGGCGTACGCCGTCGAGAAGGGCATCGCGCTGGAATGGCGCGGGGCCGACAGCCTGCGGACCCGTGCGGTGCGTGACGCCATCCACGCCCACCCGGTGACCGGCCAGGCGTCCTGGTTCAACCACGCCACCTTCTTCCACGTGTCCACCCAGGCCCCGGAGGTCCGCGAGGGCCTGTTGGAGATCTTCGAGGAGGACGACCTGCCGAGCAACACCTACTACGGTGACGGCGGCCGGATCCCCGACGACGTGATGGACCACCTGCGGGCCTGCTACCGGGCGGAGAGCACCCGGTTCGACTGGCAGCGCGACGATGTTCTCGTCGTGGACAACATGCGGGCGGCCCACGGTCGTGAACCGTTCACCGGACCGAGGAAGATCGCGGTAGCGATGGCGGAGCCGTCGAAGTCCTGA
- a CDS encoding ornithine carbamoyltransferase, translated as MRHLISLNDLTDDDLRSIVDRGAWFAAHPDARERTLDGLVAGIYFRRTSTRTRTAFSAGALRLGAQIVTYGPNDLQTNTGETTEDTGRVLSRMVDLLVARTSDAEDEMRAWAAQDRMAVVNAMSAEEHPTQGLTDLTTLHRQFGKIENLRVLYVGEGNNSAVALALALSRFPGTVLELRTPPGYGLPVGVLDRAAAQAARSGASVAERHDMAALPDGFDVIYTTRWQTTGTVKPDPDWRTIFDPFQVNESLWTGSPRAVFFHDLPAHRGEEVTADILDGPRSVAFDQAENKMHSAMAVLEWCAA; from the coding sequence ATGAGACATCTGATCTCCCTCAACGACCTGACGGACGACGACCTGCGCTCCATCGTGGACCGAGGTGCGTGGTTCGCCGCGCACCCCGACGCCCGGGAACGCACCCTCGACGGCCTGGTCGCCGGCATCTACTTCCGGCGCACCTCGACCAGGACCCGGACGGCGTTCTCGGCCGGCGCGCTGCGGCTCGGCGCGCAGATCGTCACCTACGGCCCCAACGACCTGCAGACGAACACGGGCGAAACCACCGAGGACACCGGACGGGTACTGTCCCGGATGGTCGACCTCCTCGTCGCCCGCACCTCCGACGCCGAGGACGAGATGCGCGCCTGGGCCGCCCAGGACCGGATGGCCGTCGTCAACGCGATGAGCGCCGAGGAACACCCCACCCAGGGGCTGACCGACCTGACCACGCTCCACCGCCAGTTCGGCAAGATCGAGAACCTCCGCGTCCTGTACGTCGGCGAGGGCAACAACTCCGCCGTCGCCCTGGCCCTGGCCCTGAGCAGGTTCCCGGGCACCGTGCTGGAACTGCGCACCCCGCCCGGCTACGGCCTCCCCGTCGGGGTCCTCGACCGCGCCGCCGCCCAGGCCGCCCGGTCCGGCGCGTCCGTCGCGGAGCGCCACGACATGGCGGCCCTGCCCGACGGCTTCGACGTCATCTACACCACCCGCTGGCAGACCACCGGCACCGTCAAGCCTGACCCGGACTGGCGGACCATCTTCGACCCGTTCCAGGTCAACGAGTCGCTGTGGACGGGCAGCCCGCGCGCGGTGTTCTTCCACGACCTGCCGGCGCACCGGGGCGAGGAGGTCACGGCCGACATCCTCGACGGGCCGCGCAGCGTCGCGTTCGACCAGGCGGAGAACAAGATGCACAGCGCGATGGCGGTGCTCGAATGGTGCGCGGCGTGA